In Haliaeetus albicilla chromosome 3, bHalAlb1.1, whole genome shotgun sequence, the following are encoded in one genomic region:
- the MSANTD3 gene encoding myb/SANT-like DNA-binding domain-containing protein 3 isoform X1: MQNEIIKPAKYFSEVEKSVLLALVEKYKYVLECKKSDARTIALKQRTWQALAHEYNSQPSVSLRDFKQLKKCWENIKARTKKIMAHERREKVKRSISPLINTHIIGKEKIASIMPEQMYFLQSPPEEDSEYQPDASSQESFVVSNRELCDEEKELVHFPVCEGTSQPEPSCSDVRIAADKNYRSKASQESALKKMHEEEHHQQMSILQLQLIQMNEVHVAKIQQIERECEMAEEEHRIKMEVLNKKKMYWERKLQTITKEWPVSSFNRPFPNSP; the protein is encoded by the exons atgcaAAACGAAATAATAAAGCCTGCTAAATACTTCTCAGAAGTGGAGAAGAGTGTGCTGCTTGCATTAgttgaaaaatacaaatacgTGCTTGAATgtaaaaaaagtgatgcaagAACTATTGCTTTGAAACAACGTACCTGGCAAGCACTAGCTCATGAATATAATTCACAGCCCAGTGTATCGCTGCGAGACTTCAAACAGTTAAAGAAATGCTGGGAAAATATCAAGGCACGGACAAAAAAGATAATGGCACATGAAAGGCGGGAGAAGGTAAAAAGAAGTATTAGTCCACTTATAAATACTCACATCATAGGGAAAGAGAAGATTGCCAGCATAATGCCTGAGCAAATGTACTTTTTGCAGAGCCCACCAGAAGAAGATTCTGAATATCAGCCTGATGCTTCTAGTCAAG AGTCATTTGTTGTCTCAAATAGAGAACTCTGTGATGAAGAGAAAGAGCTGGTACATTTCCCAGTATGTGAAGGTACCTCCCAACCTGAGCCTTCATGTTCTGATGTCAGAATAGCAGCAGATAAGAACTACAGAAGTAAAGCATCTCAGGAAAGTGCTCTGAAAAAGATGCATGAGGAAGAACATCATCAGCAAATGTCAATTTTGCAACTGCAGTTAATCCAAATGAATGAAGTTCACGTggcaaaaatacagcaaatagaAAGAGAGTGTGAGATGGCTGAAGAAGAACACAGGATAAAAATGGAAGTcctaaataaaaagaaaatgtattggGAGAGAAAACTGCAGACCATCACAAAAGAATGGCCTGTATCATCCTTTAACAGACCCTTTCCTAATTCACCTTAG
- the MSANTD3 gene encoding myb/SANT-like DNA-binding domain-containing protein 3 isoform X2, translating into MQNEIIKPAKYFSEVEKSVLLALVEKYKYVLECKKSDARTIALKQRTWQALAHEYNSQPSVSLRDFKQLKKCWENIKARTKKIMAHERREKSPPEEDSEYQPDASSQESFVVSNRELCDEEKELVHFPVCEGTSQPEPSCSDVRIAADKNYRSKASQESALKKMHEEEHHQQMSILQLQLIQMNEVHVAKIQQIERECEMAEEEHRIKMEVLNKKKMYWERKLQTITKEWPVSSFNRPFPNSP; encoded by the exons atgcaAAACGAAATAATAAAGCCTGCTAAATACTTCTCAGAAGTGGAGAAGAGTGTGCTGCTTGCATTAgttgaaaaatacaaatacgTGCTTGAATgtaaaaaaagtgatgcaagAACTATTGCTTTGAAACAACGTACCTGGCAAGCACTAGCTCATGAATATAATTCACAGCCCAGTGTATCGCTGCGAGACTTCAAACAGTTAAAGAAATGCTGGGAAAATATCAAGGCACGGACAAAAAAGATAATGGCACATGAAAGGCGGGAGAAG AGCCCACCAGAAGAAGATTCTGAATATCAGCCTGATGCTTCTAGTCAAG AGTCATTTGTTGTCTCAAATAGAGAACTCTGTGATGAAGAGAAAGAGCTGGTACATTTCCCAGTATGTGAAGGTACCTCCCAACCTGAGCCTTCATGTTCTGATGTCAGAATAGCAGCAGATAAGAACTACAGAAGTAAAGCATCTCAGGAAAGTGCTCTGAAAAAGATGCATGAGGAAGAACATCATCAGCAAATGTCAATTTTGCAACTGCAGTTAATCCAAATGAATGAAGTTCACGTggcaaaaatacagcaaatagaAAGAGAGTGTGAGATGGCTGAAGAAGAACACAGGATAAAAATGGAAGTcctaaataaaaagaaaatgtattggGAGAGAAAACTGCAGACCATCACAAAAGAATGGCCTGTATCATCCTTTAACAGACCCTTTCCTAATTCACCTTAG